In a single window of the Streptomyces cinnabarinus genome:
- a CDS encoding excinuclease ABC subunit UvrA — translation MHDAHDPYVRVRGAREHNLRGVDVDIPRDVLAVFTGVSGSGKSSLAFGTVYAEAQRRYFESVAPYARRLIHQVGAPKVGEITGLPPAVSLQQRRSAPGSRSSVGTVTNLSNSLRMLYSRAGDYPPGAERLDSDAFSPNTAAGACPQCHGLGKVHGTTEELLVPDPELSIRDGAIAAWPGAWQGKNLRDILDALGYDVERPWRELPAEQREWILFTDEQPVVTVHPVRDADRIQRPYQGTYMSARRYVLKTFSDSKSATLRTKAERFLARTPCPACGGGRLRPEALAVTFAGRTIAELAALPLLELADTLHGTSETARVLTEDLRSRIGPVVELGLGYLSLDRATPTLSAGELQRLRLATQLRSGLFGVVYVLDEPSAGLHPADTEALLAVLERLKAAGNSVFVVEHHLDVMRGADWLVDVGPRAGDHGGQVLYSGPPEGLAAVPESATARFLFNGSPAPVREVRAPAGQLKIGPITRHNLRAVTAEFPLGVFTAVTGVSGSGKSTLIGEITEELSGVGRLVRVDQKPIGRTPRSNLATYTGLFDVVRKAFAATDQARDRGYGVGRFSFNVAGGRCETCQGEGFVSVELLFLPSTYAPCPDCGGDRYNPGTLEVTYRGRNIAQVLDLTVEAAADFFADTPAVARSLGTLLDVGLGYLRLGQPATELSGGEAQRIKLASELQRGRRGHTLYLLDEPTTGLHPSDVEVLLRQLHGLVDSGHTVIVVEHDMSVVAGADWVIDLGPGGGDAGGRIVAAGPPGEVARAKGSATAAYLARAVSHG, via the coding sequence ATGCACGACGCCCACGACCCGTACGTCCGTGTCCGGGGCGCCCGCGAGCACAATCTCCGGGGCGTGGACGTCGACATCCCCCGGGACGTGCTGGCCGTGTTCACCGGGGTCTCCGGCTCGGGGAAGTCCTCGCTCGCCTTCGGCACGGTCTACGCCGAGGCGCAGCGCCGCTACTTCGAGTCGGTGGCGCCGTACGCGCGCAGACTGATCCACCAGGTGGGCGCGCCGAAGGTCGGGGAGATCACCGGTCTGCCGCCCGCGGTCTCGCTCCAGCAGCGCCGCTCGGCCCCCGGCTCGCGCTCCTCGGTCGGCACGGTCACCAACCTCTCCAACTCCCTGCGCATGCTGTACTCCCGCGCGGGCGACTACCCGCCGGGCGCCGAACGGCTCGACTCGGACGCCTTCTCGCCCAACACGGCGGCCGGAGCCTGCCCTCAGTGCCATGGCCTCGGCAAGGTCCACGGTACGACCGAGGAGTTGCTGGTCCCCGACCCCGAACTGTCGATCCGGGACGGCGCGATCGCCGCATGGCCCGGGGCCTGGCAGGGCAAGAACCTGCGCGACATCCTCGACGCGCTCGGGTACGACGTGGAGCGGCCCTGGCGCGAACTGCCCGCGGAGCAGCGGGAGTGGATCCTGTTCACCGACGAGCAGCCGGTCGTGACGGTCCATCCCGTGCGGGACGCGGACCGCATCCAACGGCCGTACCAGGGCACGTACATGAGTGCCCGGCGGTATGTGCTGAAGACGTTCTCCGACTCCAAGAGCGCGACCCTGCGCACGAAGGCGGAACGGTTCCTGGCCCGTACGCCCTGCCCGGCGTGCGGGGGCGGCAGGCTGCGTCCCGAGGCACTCGCGGTGACCTTCGCGGGCCGGACGATCGCCGAACTGGCCGCGCTTCCGCTGCTGGAGCTGGCCGACACGCTCCACGGCACCTCGGAGACGGCCCGGGTGCTCACCGAGGATCTCAGGTCCCGGATCGGCCCGGTCGTCGAACTCGGCCTCGGCTACCTCAGCCTCGACCGCGCCACCCCCACCCTCTCGGCGGGCGAGCTGCAACGCCTCCGCCTCGCCACCCAGCTGCGCTCCGGGCTCTTCGGCGTCGTCTACGTCCTGGACGAACCGTCCGCCGGACTGCACCCCGCGGACACGGAGGCCCTGCTGGCCGTGCTGGAGCGGCTGAAGGCGGCCGGGAACTCGGTGTTCGTGGTGGAGCACCATCTGGACGTGATGCGCGGCGCCGACTGGCTCGTCGACGTGGGCCCACGCGCTGGCGACCACGGCGGGCAGGTGCTGTACAGCGGACCGCCGGAGGGGCTCGCCGCGGTGCCGGAGTCGGCGACGGCCCGTTTCCTCTTCAACGGCTCCCCGGCGCCGGTACGCGAAGTGCGCGCCCCCGCCGGGCAGTTGAAGATCGGCCCCATCACCCGGCACAACCTGCGCGCGGTGACCGCCGAGTTCCCGCTCGGGGTGTTCACAGCGGTCACCGGGGTCTCGGGGTCGGGGAAGTCCACGCTCATCGGCGAGATCACGGAGGAGCTGTCGGGCGTCGGCCGACTGGTCCGCGTCGACCAGAAGCCGATCGGCCGCACCCCGCGCTCCAACCTCGCCACGTACACAGGCCTGTTCGACGTCGTCCGCAAGGCGTTCGCGGCCACGGACCAGGCCCGGGACCGGGGTTACGGCGTCGGCCGCTTCTCCTTCAACGTGGCCGGAGGGCGCTGCGAGACCTGCCAGGGCGAGGGGTTCGTCAGCGTGGAGCTGCTGTTCCTGCCGAGCACCTACGCGCCGTGCCCGGACTGCGGGGGCGACCGCTACAACCCCGGGACGCTCGAAGTGACGTACCGGGGGCGGAACATCGCGCAGGTGCTGGACCTCACGGTGGAGGCGGCGGCGGACTTCTTCGCGGACACTCCGGCGGTGGCCCGCAGCCTCGGCACCCTCCTGGACGTCGGCCTCGGCTATCTCCGCCTCGGCCAGCCCGCCACGGAGCTGTCCGGCGGCGAGGCCCAGCGCATCAAGCTGGCCAGTGAACTCCAGCGCGGCCGGCGCGGCCACACCCTCTACCTCCTAGACGAACCGACCACCGGCCTCCACCCGTCCGACGTCGAGGTCCTCCTCCGCCAACTCCACGGCCTCGTCGACTCCGGCCACACCGTGATCGTCGTCGAGCACGACATGTC
- a CDS encoding DUF2716 domain-containing protein, translating into MTADASALWAMYDTQIRGRVPEVFGVVAERDGPLVRVHYGTHGVVDHGGLSEVEDLAVLVRRSQEDFAERVEPVTWKAYSHDGPRLAQALLDAGFTTGTPRSLLMADVADVPTTDVELRTYWAGLPPKDQERIRRLAEAAPEQRRPVSELEFDMDVLSLWDHHRLLDLVWLEKVHGTDFSSIGAISGPRPELLHAAAAWAGRRVWSRPSARYVVAEASGDLVPVHLAAGFQEIAEVTTYRWAPPGEPARERPSKQLFSDPEHDEIWQRFEKRFEVTYETAYDGIAEPPGSVTWHMEAVEHWRDPLLRRVEAAIARGLKACGRRGDRLYRLKWYINGTVCDPTRVGGPGQPPWPGYSYLTDENVIQVSGDLRMGTYGNFREESLCVFGAELVAEVEEELTELLGTVLRRDGRPVGNVWTFGP; encoded by the coding sequence GTGACCGCTGACGCCTCGGCGTTGTGGGCGATGTACGACACACAGATACGCGGACGCGTGCCCGAGGTGTTCGGCGTGGTCGCCGAGCGGGACGGGCCCTTGGTGCGCGTCCACTACGGCACCCACGGGGTCGTGGACCACGGTGGCCTTTCCGAGGTCGAGGACCTCGCCGTTCTGGTCCGCCGGAGTCAAGAGGACTTCGCCGAGCGCGTGGAGCCGGTGACCTGGAAGGCGTACTCGCACGACGGGCCTCGCCTCGCCCAAGCCCTGCTCGACGCGGGCTTCACCACGGGGACCCCACGCTCCCTGCTGATGGCCGACGTCGCGGACGTGCCCACGACGGACGTGGAACTGCGGACGTACTGGGCAGGACTCCCGCCCAAGGATCAGGAGCGGATCCGCCGGCTCGCCGAGGCGGCGCCCGAGCAGCGTCGGCCGGTGTCCGAGCTGGAGTTCGACATGGACGTCCTGTCGCTGTGGGACCACCACCGCCTGCTGGATCTGGTCTGGCTGGAGAAAGTCCACGGCACGGACTTCTCCTCGATCGGCGCGATCAGCGGGCCGCGGCCCGAGCTGCTGCACGCGGCGGCCGCGTGGGCGGGCCGGCGAGTGTGGTCGCGGCCGTCTGCGCGTTACGTGGTGGCCGAGGCGAGCGGGGATCTCGTCCCCGTCCATCTGGCGGCCGGGTTCCAGGAGATCGCCGAGGTCACCACCTACCGCTGGGCGCCGCCCGGGGAGCCCGCCCGCGAGCGCCCTTCGAAGCAGTTGTTCTCCGACCCCGAGCACGACGAGATCTGGCAGCGCTTCGAGAAGCGGTTCGAGGTCACCTACGAGACCGCCTACGACGGCATCGCCGAGCCGCCCGGCTCGGTCACCTGGCACATGGAGGCCGTCGAGCACTGGCGCGACCCGCTGCTGCGCCGGGTGGAGGCGGCCATCGCCCGCGGGCTCAAGGCATGCGGCCGTCGCGGGGACCGGCTGTACCGGCTCAAGTGGTACATCAACGGCACGGTCTGCGACCCGACCCGGGTGGGCGGTCCGGGCCAGCCCCCGTGGCCGGGCTACTCCTACCTCACCGACGAGAACGTCATCCAGGTCAGCGGAGACCTGCGCATGGGCACGTACGGCAACTTCCGGGAGGAGTCGCTGTGCGTCTTCGGCGCGGAGCTGGTCGCCGAGGTCGAGGAGGAGCTCACCGAGCTGCTCGGTACGGTGCTGCGGAGGGACGGACGGCCGGTGGGGAACGTATGGACGTTCGGGCCGTAG
- a CDS encoding LLM class flavin-dependent oxidoreductase, whose amino-acid sequence MSSVTAQARFSVLDRSRTREGHSNGEALRDTVALARELEGLGYHRFWVSEHHGVPGVAGSAPTVLAAAVASATRTIRVGTGGVMLPNHQPLVVAEQFGVLESLFPGRIDMGLGRSVGFTDGVRRALGRDKDVADDFAGQLDELLGWFRGTSPTGVHARPSEGLTVPPFVLAMGEGAAIAARAGLPMVIGDLRNRPRMQHGIDHYRANFRPSPWAAEPYVVISGTVAVAATPEEARRLLIPEAWSMAYSRTHGTFPPLPPAERVEALTMTAKERGFYEGGLTGHIAGTEEQVADELEILLKETGAQEILVTTSTYDRRSLLDSYRRLAGIVK is encoded by the coding sequence ATGAGTTCCGTGACCGCGCAGGCCCGCTTCTCCGTCCTCGACCGCTCCCGCACCCGCGAGGGGCACTCGAACGGCGAGGCGCTGCGGGACACCGTCGCGCTGGCGCGGGAGCTGGAAGGGCTCGGCTACCACCGGTTCTGGGTCTCGGAGCACCACGGGGTGCCCGGCGTCGCCGGTTCCGCTCCGACGGTACTGGCGGCCGCCGTCGCCTCGGCCACCCGAACGATCCGGGTGGGCACCGGCGGCGTGATGCTGCCCAACCACCAACCCCTCGTCGTCGCCGAGCAGTTCGGGGTACTGGAGTCCCTCTTCCCCGGCCGGATCGACATGGGCCTCGGCCGTTCCGTCGGCTTCACCGACGGGGTGCGCCGGGCGCTGGGCCGGGACAAGGACGTAGCCGACGACTTCGCCGGGCAGCTCGACGAACTGCTGGGCTGGTTCCGGGGCACCTCGCCCACCGGGGTGCACGCCCGGCCCAGCGAGGGCCTGACCGTGCCGCCCTTCGTGCTCGCTATGGGCGAGGGCGCCGCGATCGCGGCCCGCGCGGGCCTGCCGATGGTCATCGGCGACCTCAGGAACCGCCCCAGGATGCAGCACGGCATCGATCACTACCGCGCGAACTTCCGCCCCTCCCCCTGGGCCGCGGAACCGTATGTCGTCATCTCCGGCACCGTCGCCGTGGCCGCCACCCCCGAGGAGGCCCGACGGCTGCTCATCCCCGAGGCCTGGTCGATGGCGTACTCCCGCACCCACGGCACCTTCCCGCCGCTGCCGCCCGCCGAGCGCGTCGAGGCACTCACCATGACCGCCAAGGAGCGCGGCTTCTACGAGGGCGGACTCACCGGGCACATCGCGGGCACCGAGGAGCAGGTGGCGGACGAGCTGGAAATCCTGTTGAAGGAGACGGGCGCCCAGGAGATCCTCGTCACGACCAGCACCTATGACCGTAGGTCACTGCTGGACTCGTACCGGCGGCTGGCCGGGATCGTGAAGTGA
- a CDS encoding FAD-binding oxidoreductase has translation MATYTSTLDDQLLDRLRGAVRGDLVRPGEPDYDEARKVYNAMHDRRPALVVRAVDTGDVIATVDFAREQHLPLAVRGGSHSVPGYGTCDDGVVLDLGRMRGIRVDPQARTAWVEGGCTWADVNHATHAFGLATTGGVVSSTGVGGLTTGGGMGYLARRYGLACDNLVSVDLVTADGSFLTCTDQQHSDLMWAVRGGGGNFGVVTSFAYRLHPVADILGGPTFFPLDGDVIRRYRELIAEADERLGALFVVGLGPPLPFLPERWHGRPLCGVVTCWTGPEEEDDRIRDRIASLGPVLGRLLERMPYPVINTLFDDLVPAGLHHYWKGAFTQGMPDGAIDALVEYGAGTPSIQSVTVVFPIDGACHRVAPQDTAFSYRDADYSIALSPTLTTREECEAQKPWVRAFHGALAPHSMEGGYVNFMDGDDQDRVQANYRDNHARLTGLKRRYDPENLFRLNHNIVP, from the coding sequence ATGGCCACCTACACCTCCACCCTGGACGACCAGCTTCTGGACCGGCTGCGCGGAGCCGTGCGCGGCGACCTCGTCCGGCCCGGTGAGCCCGACTACGACGAGGCGCGCAAGGTCTACAACGCCATGCACGACCGGCGCCCCGCACTCGTCGTCAGGGCCGTGGACACGGGAGACGTCATCGCCACCGTGGACTTCGCCCGCGAGCAGCACCTGCCGCTGGCCGTACGGGGCGGCAGCCACAGCGTCCCCGGCTACGGCACCTGCGACGACGGTGTCGTCCTCGACCTCGGCCGGATGCGCGGCATCCGCGTCGATCCCCAGGCCCGCACGGCGTGGGTGGAGGGCGGCTGCACCTGGGCCGACGTCAACCACGCCACGCACGCCTTCGGCCTCGCCACGACCGGCGGCGTCGTCTCCAGCACCGGCGTGGGCGGCCTGACCACGGGCGGCGGCATGGGATACCTGGCCCGCCGCTACGGCCTGGCCTGCGACAACCTGGTCTCGGTCGACCTGGTCACGGCCGACGGATCCTTCCTGACCTGCACGGACCAGCAGCACAGCGACCTCATGTGGGCGGTGCGCGGGGGCGGCGGGAACTTCGGCGTCGTCACGTCCTTCGCGTACCGGCTGCACCCCGTCGCCGACATCCTCGGCGGGCCCACCTTCTTCCCGCTCGACGGCGACGTGATCCGCCGGTACCGGGAGCTGATCGCCGAGGCGGACGAGCGGCTCGGCGCCCTGTTCGTGGTCGGACTCGGACCGCCGCTGCCGTTCCTGCCCGAACGCTGGCACGGGCGCCCGCTCTGCGGCGTCGTCACCTGCTGGACCGGGCCCGAGGAGGAGGACGACCGGATCCGGGACCGGATCGCGTCCCTGGGACCGGTGCTGGGCCGGCTCCTGGAGCGCATGCCGTACCCGGTGATCAACACCCTCTTCGACGACCTGGTGCCCGCCGGGCTCCACCACTACTGGAAGGGCGCCTTCACCCAGGGCATGCCGGACGGCGCGATCGACGCCCTCGTCGAGTACGGCGCCGGCACCCCGTCCATCCAGAGCGTGACCGTCGTCTTCCCCATCGACGGCGCCTGCCACCGGGTCGCGCCCCAGGACACCGCCTTCTCCTACCGGGACGCCGACTACTCGATCGCGCTCAGCCCCACCCTGACCACCCGCGAGGAGTGCGAGGCCCAGAAGCCCTGGGTGCGCGCCTTCCACGGGGCGCTGGCACCGCACTCCATGGAGGGCGGCTACGTCAACTTCATGGACGGCGACGACCAGGACCGCGTCCAGGCCAACTACCGCGACAACCACGCCCGCCTGACCGGCCTGAAGCGGCGCTACGACCCGGAGAACCTGTTCCGTCTGAACCACAACATCGTGCCGTGA
- a CDS encoding LuxR C-terminal-related transcriptional regulator: MTERMTDSAADALRGARDAAAREDWAHAYRLLSGVDTARLTPDDCAAFADAAWWRSRIDESIVHRMRAYAGFVAAGDARRAGHMAWLLFYEHQLAGRSALAAGWLRRARRQLRDEPECVEQCYLVWIDAEEAQARGAFEEAMVSARRMAAIARRCGSPDLTALGVQAQAGVLVAQGRVGDGLDLLDDAMCSAMAGELTSFFTGWVYCLGLQQSMACVDLGRAAEWTDAAMRWCAAMPAENNFRGLCRVHRAEVLELRGDWAEALTEAARTVEELLPYERRMAAEAFYVIGQIQRRRGNLAAAEQSYDRAHEYGRDPQPGLALLRLAQGKAEASATALNLALADHEDTEPLGRCRLLVAQVEIALALGRLDAARSATGELHTLAQQWQRRRRSETTVLHAAAAAAAGAVAFAARHPDRALPLLRHALTLWLALDVPYEAAQVRMTLAAADRAVGDDEGARMELRAAEQTFRRLGAAPDERRAAALLADVRRRQPGGLTEREIQVLRLVAAGHTNRAVAAELVISEHTVARHLNNIFAKLDVSSRAAATAYACTHGLA; encoded by the coding sequence GTGACCGAGCGGATGACCGACTCAGCGGCGGACGCCCTGCGCGGTGCCCGGGACGCCGCGGCCCGGGAGGACTGGGCCCACGCGTACCGGCTGCTGAGTGGTGTGGACACCGCGCGGCTCACCCCGGACGACTGCGCCGCGTTCGCCGACGCCGCCTGGTGGCGCAGCCGGATCGACGAGTCGATCGTGCATCGCATGCGGGCCTACGCCGGGTTTGTGGCGGCCGGCGATGCCCGACGGGCGGGACACATGGCCTGGCTGCTCTTCTACGAGCACCAGCTGGCCGGGCGCTCGGCGCTGGCGGCGGGCTGGCTGCGCCGGGCCCGGCGGCAGCTGCGGGACGAGCCGGAGTGCGTGGAGCAGTGCTACCTGGTCTGGATCGACGCCGAGGAGGCGCAGGCGCGCGGGGCGTTCGAGGAGGCGATGGTCTCGGCCCGGCGGATGGCCGCGATCGCCCGGCGCTGCGGCAGCCCTGACCTGACCGCCCTGGGCGTGCAGGCGCAGGCCGGTGTCCTGGTGGCGCAGGGCAGGGTCGGCGACGGGCTCGACCTGCTGGACGACGCGATGTGCTCGGCCATGGCCGGCGAGCTGACCTCCTTCTTCACCGGGTGGGTCTACTGCCTGGGCCTTCAGCAGTCCATGGCCTGCGTCGACCTCGGCCGCGCCGCCGAGTGGACGGACGCGGCCATGCGCTGGTGCGCGGCGATGCCCGCGGAGAACAACTTCCGCGGGCTGTGCCGGGTGCACCGGGCGGAGGTGCTGGAGCTGCGCGGCGACTGGGCCGAGGCCCTCACCGAGGCCGCGCGGACCGTCGAGGAACTGCTGCCGTACGAGCGGCGGATGGCCGCCGAGGCGTTCTATGTGATCGGGCAGATCCAGCGGCGGCGCGGGAATCTGGCCGCGGCCGAGCAGTCCTACGACCGCGCGCACGAGTACGGCCGCGACCCGCAGCCCGGTCTGGCCCTGCTGCGGCTCGCCCAGGGCAAGGCCGAGGCCTCGGCGACCGCCCTGAACCTGGCCCTGGCGGACCACGAGGACACCGAGCCGCTCGGGCGCTGCCGGCTGCTCGTGGCCCAGGTCGAGATCGCCCTCGCGCTCGGCCGGCTCGACGCGGCGCGCTCGGCGACCGGGGAGCTGCACACCCTGGCCCAGCAGTGGCAGCGGCGGCGCCGCTCGGAGACGACCGTGCTGCACGCGGCAGCCGCGGCGGCGGCCGGCGCGGTGGCGTTCGCGGCCCGTCACCCGGACCGTGCGCTGCCGCTGCTGCGCCACGCGCTGACGCTCTGGCTGGCGCTGGACGTCCCCTACGAGGCGGCCCAGGTGCGGATGACGCTGGCCGCCGCCGACCGCGCCGTCGGGGACGACGAGGGCGCCCGGATGGAGCTGCGGGCCGCCGAGCAGACCTTCCGGCGGCTCGGCGCGGCACCCGACGAGCGCCGGGCGGCGGCCCTGCTCGCCGATGTGCGCAGGCGGCAGCCCGGCGGGCTCACCGAACGCGAGATCCAGGTGCTGCGGCTGGTCGCCGCGGGCCACACCAACCGGGCCGTCGCCGCGGAACTGGTGATCAGCGAGCACACCGTCGCCCGGCACCTGAACAACATCTTCGCCAAGCTCGACGTGTCCTCCCGGGCGGCGGCCACGGCGTACGCCTGCACACACGGCCTGGCGTGA
- a CDS encoding TetR/AcrR family transcriptional regulator — protein sequence MEPTSRSALDRGPTGSAVLRESVTETIRRAVFEELAETGYARMSMEAVTRRARVGKAALYRRWPAKEAMVVELVSEAAAAHLPETAGSGSLHDDVERFVRNTMADLHHPLVGRIVPDLVAESARNPSLRDALHEAVLAPRRAAVATLLRQAVDRAELPGDIDMGLAVDLFGAPLYFRMLAVGGPTDDAYVSRLTHAVLAALAASR from the coding sequence GTGGAGCCGACCAGCAGGAGCGCACTCGACCGCGGGCCCACCGGCTCGGCGGTGCTGCGGGAATCCGTGACCGAGACGATCAGGCGCGCCGTGTTCGAGGAACTGGCCGAGACCGGGTACGCCCGGATGTCGATGGAGGCCGTCACCCGCCGGGCCCGCGTCGGCAAGGCAGCCCTCTACCGCCGCTGGCCCGCCAAGGAGGCCATGGTGGTGGAGCTGGTCTCCGAGGCCGCCGCCGCACACCTTCCCGAGACGGCCGGCTCCGGTTCCCTGCACGACGACGTCGAACGCTTCGTCCGGAACACCATGGCCGACCTGCACCACCCGCTCGTCGGCCGGATCGTCCCCGATCTGGTGGCCGAGTCGGCCCGCAACCCGTCCCTGCGCGACGCGCTCCACGAGGCGGTCCTCGCCCCCCGGCGCGCGGCGGTGGCGACCCTGCTGCGCCAGGCGGTGGACCGCGCCGAACTGCCCGGCGACATCGACATGGGCCTGGCCGTCGACCTCTTCGGCGCCCCGCTGTACTTCAGGATGCTCGCGGTGGGCGGCCCCACCGACGACGCCTATGTCTCCCGCCTCACCCACGCCGTCCTCGCGGCCCTCGCCGCCAGCCGCTGA
- a CDS encoding MFS transporter, whose product MTLEAETRSAEADGTRRRARTVLAVLALFIVINAADKAVLGLTAGPIKDELHLTATEFGTIASSFYLLFSLSAVSVGFLGDRIRPRPLLAVLALVWAAAQLPILLPAAGFGALVATRVMLGAGEGPGYPLANYTAFTWYPEKRRALPSAVVVAGGAGGTVLAAPLVVLVSETLGWRAAFGALGAVGLLWTALWLRLGGSGPYTARLGPADEPSEAEYDAANDSVPFWRIVTTGTWLGATLSTFAVLWTLALGFAWVPLYLEEQAGFSDAEISGIVGLPALSMAVLVLCAGALAHRLLRRGVSARIAQGLLGALLPLLAGVCLLLMTRVPAAALLPLLVVAFSAGNGQTPLTNAAIADICPPARRSAALGLSYALAALSSLIAPYVTGRIIDAAPNEATGYDRAFDLTAWLLIAGAVLSALLIRPDRDARGHGRKTPASTTQAEPSAKE is encoded by the coding sequence ATGACCCTGGAAGCCGAGACCCGGTCGGCGGAGGCGGACGGGACCCGGCGCCGGGCCCGCACCGTCCTGGCCGTGCTGGCCCTCTTCATCGTGATCAACGCCGCCGACAAGGCCGTGCTCGGACTGACCGCGGGCCCCATCAAGGACGAACTACACCTGACGGCCACCGAGTTCGGGACCATAGCCAGCAGCTTCTATCTGCTGTTCAGCCTCTCCGCCGTCTCGGTCGGCTTCCTCGGCGACCGTATCCGCCCCCGGCCCCTGCTCGCCGTGCTCGCCCTGGTCTGGGCGGCGGCGCAACTGCCGATCCTCCTCCCCGCCGCCGGATTCGGCGCGCTCGTCGCCACCCGGGTGATGCTGGGTGCGGGTGAGGGGCCGGGCTATCCGCTGGCCAACTACACGGCCTTCACCTGGTACCCGGAGAAGCGGCGCGCGCTGCCGTCGGCCGTCGTGGTCGCGGGCGGCGCGGGCGGCACCGTCCTGGCCGCTCCGCTGGTCGTCCTGGTCAGTGAAACCCTCGGCTGGCGGGCCGCGTTCGGAGCGCTCGGCGCCGTGGGTCTGCTGTGGACCGCGCTCTGGCTGCGGCTCGGCGGCAGCGGGCCGTACACCGCCCGGCTCGGCCCCGCGGACGAACCGTCGGAAGCGGAGTACGACGCGGCGAACGACTCGGTGCCCTTCTGGCGCATCGTCACCACCGGTACCTGGCTGGGGGCCACCCTCTCCACCTTCGCGGTGCTGTGGACGCTCGCCCTCGGCTTCGCCTGGGTGCCGCTCTACCTGGAGGAACAGGCCGGGTTCAGCGACGCGGAGATCAGCGGCATCGTCGGCCTGCCTGCCCTGTCGATGGCCGTGCTGGTGCTCTGCGCCGGGGCTCTCGCGCACCGGCTCCTGCGGCGCGGGGTGTCCGCACGGATCGCCCAGGGACTGCTGGGCGCGCTGCTGCCGCTGCTCGCCGGAGTGTGCCTGCTCCTGATGACCCGGGTCCCCGCCGCCGCCCTGCTGCCCCTGCTGGTGGTGGCGTTCTCCGCGGGCAACGGCCAGACCCCGCTGACCAACGCGGCGATCGCGGACATCTGCCCGCCCGCCCGGCGCAGCGCGGCCCTCGGACTGTCGTACGCCCTCGCCGCCCTGTCCAGCCTGATCGCCCCCTACGTCACCGGGCGGATCATCGACGCGGCGCCGAACGAGGCCACCGGCTACGACCGGGCCTTCGACCTGACCGCCTGGCTGCTGATCGCCGGGGCCGTGCTGTCGGCGCTCCTGATCCGGCCCGACCGTGACGCCCGGGGCCACGGTCGCAAGACGCCCGCGTCCACCACCCAGGCAGAGCCCTCAGCGAAGGAGTGA
- a CDS encoding thiolase family protein gives MHVDIAVVEGARTPIGRYKGALGGIPAHRLAALVIQAAIARGGTEPAAVGEVVLGCVGQVGPDAFNARRATLAAGLPVRTTAHNVNRLCGSGLQAVWSAAQSLTVGAVDVVVAGGNESMTRQPTLDYSERAADEVPGDPVIDGTLSLLTDPFGKYPMGMTGEVVADRYGISRLRQDRWAAESQRRAAVAVDEGRFRDQLVPVATPAGRVERDEHPRPGTTVEKLAALTPVFARNGTITAGNSAGINDGAAAVLLMRPAGLDPGTTPLCLLRDAVVRAVEPEIMGIAPTEAIRALLHRSDLTLDDIDVIELNEAFAAQVLAVMDALKLDPDRVNPNGGAIALGHPIGATGAVLLLKAAHELRRTGGRFAVIAMCIGGGQGIAALIENPGAAR, from the coding sequence ATGCACGTAGACATCGCCGTCGTCGAAGGGGCCCGGACCCCGATCGGCCGGTACAAGGGAGCACTGGGCGGCATCCCCGCCCACCGTCTCGCCGCCCTCGTGATCCAGGCGGCGATCGCCCGCGGCGGGACGGAACCCGCCGCCGTGGGCGAGGTCGTCCTCGGCTGCGTGGGCCAGGTCGGCCCGGACGCCTTCAACGCCCGCCGGGCGACCCTGGCCGCCGGACTGCCCGTGCGGACCACCGCGCACAACGTCAACCGCCTGTGCGGATCGGGTCTTCAGGCCGTCTGGTCGGCCGCGCAGAGCCTCACCGTCGGCGCGGTGGACGTCGTCGTGGCCGGCGGCAACGAGTCGATGACCCGTCAGCCCACGCTGGACTACAGCGAGCGCGCCGCCGACGAAGTGCCCGGAGACCCCGTCATCGACGGCACCCTCTCCCTGCTCACCGACCCTTTCGGGAAGTACCCGATGGGCATGACGGGCGAGGTGGTGGCGGACCGGTACGGCATCTCGCGGCTGCGCCAGGACCGGTGGGCCGCCGAGAGCCAGCGCCGGGCCGCCGTCGCCGTCGACGAAGGGCGGTTCCGGGACCAGCTCGTCCCGGTCGCCACCCCGGCCGGACGCGTCGAGCGGGACGAACATCCCCGGCCCGGCACGACGGTGGAGAAACTGGCCGCCCTGACTCCCGTGTTCGCCCGGAACGGCACGATCACCGCCGGGAACTCCGCCGGCATCAACGACGGCGCCGCGGCAGTCCTGCTGATGAGGCCGGCCGGCCTCGACCCCGGCACCACGCCGCTGTGCCTGCTGCGCGACGCGGTGGTCAGGGCCGTGGAACCGGAGATCATGGGCATCGCCCCCACGGAGGCGATCCGCGCCCTGCTGCACCGGAGCGACCTCACCCTCGACGACATCGACGTGATCGAGCTCAACGAGGCCTTCGCGGCCCAGGTCCTCGCCGTCATGGACGCCCTCAAACTGGACCCGGACCGGGTCAATCCGAACGGTGGCGCGATCGCCCTCGGCCACCCCATCGGCGCCACCGGAGCGGTGCTGCTGCTCAAGGCGGCCCACGAACTGCGCCGCACCGGCGGCCGGTTCGCCGTCATCGCCATGTGCATCGGCGGCGGCCAGGGCATCGCCGCACTGATCGAGAACCCGGGTGCGGCGCGATGA